A region of the Kaistia geumhonensis genome:
CCCGGCGAGCGGCGCGTCGCGGCCGCGCAGGATGAAGGGCTGGCCGTTGCGCAGCCGCGCCGCCTCGGCCTCGCCGATGCGGATCTCGCGCATGTCGGACAGCGCCGTCTCGACGGGCGCGAGCAGCGCGTCGCACGCTTCCGAACCGTCCTCATGGGCGGCGCGCAAGGCGTCGAGCGTCACCATGGACGCCTCGTCGAACGGCCCGACCAGAAGGCGTCGCAGGCGGACGACATGGCCCCGCGTGCCGAGCGCCCGGCCCATGTCGCGGGCGAGCGCGCGCACATAGGTGCCCTTGCCGCATTCGGCGGCGAAGACGGCGGTGTGCTCGTCCGGCATGTCCACGATATCGAGCCGGTGTACCTCGATCGGCCGCGGCTCCAGCACCACCTCCTCGCCGTCGCGGGCAAGGTCATAGGCGCGTTCTCCATCGACCTTGATGGCCGAGAAGGCGGGCGGCACCTGCATGATCGTGCCGGTGAAGGCGGGAAGCAGCGCCTCGATCGCGGCTCGGTCGGGCCGGGCGTCCGAAGTCGCGACGACCGCACCCTCGGCGTCGTCGGTCTCCGTCTCCTCGCCCCAGCGGACCGTGAAGCCGTAGATCTTGCGGCCGTCCATGACATAGGGAACGGTCTTCGTCGCCTCGCCGAGCGCGATCGGCAGCAGGCCGGTCGCGAGCGGATCGAGCGTGCCGGCATGGCCGGCCTTCTGCGCTCCGAAAAGGCGCTTCACGACCGAGACGGCCTGCGTCGAGGTCATGCCGAGCGGCTTGTCGAGGATCAGCCAGCCGGAAACCGGCCGGCCCTTCTTCTGGCGCTGGCCCATGATCGGGAGTGTGCTCCTGTCTCAGCCCTGGCGCGTCTCGTCGACGCCGCCGTCATCGTCGTCCCCGTCCTCGGCGGCGGCCTCGACATCGTGGCGGACGACGGGATCGGAGCGCAGCAGCGCGTCGATGCGCGAGCCCTGCTCGAAGGAGGTATCGACGCGGAAGCGCAGGTCGGGCGCGAATTTCATGTTGATGCGATGCGCCACCTCGCCACGGAGAAAGCGACGGTGGCGATCGAGCGCGGCGACGACGCCCTCGACGTTCTGGCCGCCGAGCGGCATCACATAGGCGGTCGCGATCTTGAGATCGGGCGAAAGCCGCACCTCGGGGATCGTCACCACGACGCGCTCGAGCTCGGGCTCGCGCAGTTCGCCGCGCGCGAGAATCTCGGCGAGGGCATGGCGCACGAGTTCGCCGACACGCAGCTGGCGCTGACCGGGCGTGCCGATCTTCTTGCCGTTGGAAGCCGTTCTGGCCATGGGAAACCTCAGCAATCGGGCCCTGAGCGTCCCTTCCGGGACGTCTTCAGAGATCCATCTCGGCCCGCGTCGCGGCCAAAGCCACGTCCGCTCGCGCGGGAACGGCGGCCATGAAACAGCTCCGGCCGGGCGAGCCCGGCCGTGCCGTTCGTGGAAGCGACCGCCTTACAGCGAGCGCTTGATCTCCTCGACGCGGTAGCACTCGATGACGTCGCCCGCGCGCATGTCTTCGTAGCGCTCGAAGGCCATGCCGCATTCCTGGCCGGCCGGCACTTCCTTGACCTCGTCCTTGAAGCGCTTGAGCGTCGAGAGCTTGCCTTCGTGGATGACGACGTTGTCGCGGATGAGGCGGACATTGGCCCCACGCTCGACCGTGCCGTCGGTGACGCGGCAGCCCGCGACCTTGCCGACCTTGGTGATGTTGAAGATCTCGAGGATCTCCGCATTGCCGAGCATGGTCTCGCGCCGTTCCGGCGTCAGCAGGCCGGACATCGCTGCCTTCACGTCGTCCACGAGGTCGTAGATGACGTTGTAGTAGCGGATCTCGATGCCATCCCGATCGGCCACGTCGCGCGCCTGCTTGTTGGCGCGGACATTGAAGCCGATGATCGCCGCGTTCGAGGCGGCGGCCAGCGTGACGTCGGACTCGGTGACGCCGCCGACGCCGGCATGCAGGATGCGGGCGACGACTTCCGAAGTGCCGAGCGCGTCCAGCGCGCCGATGATCGCCTCGACGGAACCCTGCACGTCACCCTTGATGACAAGCGGGAATTCCTTGAGGCCGGCGCTCTGGCGCTGGCTCATCATTTCGGCGAGCGAGCCGCGCGCCGAAGTCTGGCGGGCGACGGCCTTCTCGCGCTTCTGGCGGGCGCGGTAATCGGCGATCTCGCGGGCACGGGCCTCGTTCTCGACGACCGCGAAACGGTCGCCGGCCTCGGGCGCACTCTGGAAACCGAGCACCTCGACGGGCATCGACGGCGGCGCCTCCGACACGGTCTTGCCGTGATCGTCGACGAGCGCGCGGACGCGGCCCCATTCGGAACCCGCGACGATGATGTCGCCGGGATGCAGCGTGCCGCCTTGAACGAGGACGGTCGCGACCGGGCCGCGGCCCTTGTCGAGCTTGGCCTCGATGACGACGCCGTCGGCGACGCGGCGGGGATCGGCCTTGAGATCAAGCACTTCGGCCTGCAGCAGCACGGTCTCGAGCAGACGGTCGAGATTGGCACCCGTCTTGGCCGAAACCTCGACGTCGAGCGTCTCGCCGCCCATGGATTCGACGAACACCTCGTGCTGGAGGAGTTCGGTGCGCACCCGGGTCGGATCGGCGTCAGGCTTGTCGATCTTGTTGATGGCGACGATGATCGGCACACCCGCGGCGCGGGCGTGATGGATCGCCTCGATCGTCTGCGGCATCACGCCGTCGTCAGCCGCCACCACGAGGATGACGACGTCGGTGGCGCGGGCGCCGCGCTGGCGCATCGCCGTGAAGGCGGCGTGGCCGGGCGTGTCGATGAAGGTGATCTTCTGACCATCCTGCTCGACCTGGTAGGCGCCAATATGCTGCGTGATGCCGCCGGCCTCGCCGGAGACGACATTCGTCTTGCGGATGGCGTCGAGCAGCGAGGTCTTGCCGTGGTCGACATGGCCCATGATCGTGACGACCGGCGGACGCGAGACGAGCTCGGCATCGGCGTCCTGGCGGTCGAACAGACCCTCCTCGACGTCCGACTCCGCGACGCGGCGCACGGTGTGGCCCATGTCCTCGGCGATGATCTGCGCCATGTCGGCGTCGATCACGTCGGTCGCCTTCAGGAGCTGGCCCTGCTTCATCAGGAACTTGATGACGTCGACGGCGCGCTCCGACATGCGGTTGGCGAGATCGCCGATGGTGATCGTCTCGGGGATGACCACTTCACGGGAGATCTTCTCGCGCGGACCCTGTGCCATGAGGCGGGCCCGCTCACGCTCGCGGCGGCGGCGGACCGAGGCGAGCGAACGCTCGCGCTCAGAATCGTCCAGCGCGTTCGAAAGCGTCAGGCGGCCGCGCGGCTTGCCGTCGTCCTTCTTGACGGGCTTCGGATCGACCGCCTTCGGACGCTTGGTCGTGGACGGACGCAGACCGCCGGAGCGATCCTCCTCGTCGTCGGCACGCCCGGGGGCGCGGGCGCCGGGAGCGGCGGTGCGGGCACCGGGCTTCTCGGCGGCGTCGGGCGCGCGTTCGCCGGCAGGGCGAGCGGCCGGCGTCGTGGCGGCGCGGGGCTTCTCTTCGCCGAGACGGCGACGGGCCGCTTCCTCGGCGCGCTCCTTGACGACGGCCTCGGCGGCGCGACGTGCGTCTTCCTCGGCCTGGCGCTTGGCGGCTTCCTCGCGCTCCTTGGCGAGGCGAGCCTCCTCGATCACGCGGCGCTTGGCGTCTTCCTCGGCCTGGCGCCGCTCCTCGGCATCGCGGATGCGGGCATCGGCGAGCGCACGGGCACGGGCATCCAGCTCGTCGGACGAAAGCTGGCGCAGGACCATGCCGGAGCGCTGCGGCTGGGACCGCGTCGACTGCGACGGCGCGGCGGGCGTCGGCCTTGCCTGCGTGTTGGACTGGATGGTCCGAGTCTGCGAAGCCTGCGGCTGCGCCGGGCGTGCCGGCTGCTGCGGGGCGGGCGCGGCCGGGCGCGCGGCGGGAGCCGACGCGGCAGCAGGAGCCGCGGCCTGCGGTCCCTCGCTCTTGCCGGGGATCACCACCCGCTTCTTCTTCTCGACGACGACGGTGTTGGTGCGCCCGTGCGAGAAGCTCTGCCTGACGGTCCCGCGCTCGAGGTCACGGCCCTTGAGGCTCAGCGTCTTCTTCGCGCCGCCAACATCCTTGTCGCCGCTATTGCTCGTATCGTTCATTCGGTCATCAGTCCTGCGGGTCTCGCGCCCTGTCACGGCGCATCTTCTCGGGCACTTCCGGCAATTCGCTTGTCGGGCCGTCGATCTGTTTCAGGTCGTGGCCAGGGCCGATGCCAAGGTCACCGTCGCCAACGCCGACAGGCCCGTCTTCTCCCAGAAAACGGGCGAGCGCGGCGACACGCTCCATGACATTCTCGCTCGCTCGGCCGGCGAGCAGTGCAGCATGTATCACATTTGTCCGCCCCAATGCCAAATCCAATTGTTCGGATCGGAAGATCCGGACAATCGGAACGGCATCGGCACTCCCGTAGCGGCGCCTGAGCGCCGCCGCGATTTTCGCGCGGCCATCATCGGCCGCCTCGCGCGCCTGCAGCACGGCGACGACGCCGCCCTTGGCGATCGCCGCCTCCACCTTGGCGAAACCGGCGACGATCTCGCCGGCCTTGCGGGCGAAGGACAGGGCCTGAACGGCTCCATCCTCCAGCAGCCCCGCCACGCGATCGGCGAGACCCGGCTCGACGGTCACCGCCGTCTTGAAGCCGCGTGCGAACAAGCGCTTGCGCTCCGCCGCCGCGACCATCTCGCGGCGCGCCGTCACCCAGACGCCGCGTCCGGGAAGACGGCGGCGCAGATCCGGCACCACCCGCCCCTCGGGGTCGAGCACGAAACGGATCAACTGGTCCGACGGCATCGCCAGCCGCGACACGACGCAGCTTCTGATCGTCGGCTCCCTGCGTCGCACCATCACCCTTGCGCCCGTGGCCCTTCCTTCGCTCAGGCCTCGGTCTCCTCGGCTGCTTCCTCGGTCTCGGCCGCGGCCTCTTCCTCGGTGATCCAGCCGACCTTGACGCGCGCCGTCATGATCATGCGCTCGGCATCGGCGCGCGACAGGCCGAACTTGTCGAGCAGCCCGCCATGGCGCTTCGTCTCGCCTTCGCCGCGCTCCGCCCAGCCGACCAGGTCGTCGGGAACATAGCCGGCGAAATCCTCGACAGTCTTGATCCCGTCCTTGCCGAGCGCCACCAGCATCGAGCTGGTCATGCCCGGCAGTTCCTTGAGTTCGTCGGCGACGCCGAGCGCCTTGCGCTCTTCGTCATGCTCGGCCTCGATCCGCTCGAGATAGTCGCGGGCGCGCTGCTGCAGCTCGGCCGCGGTCTCCTCGTCGAAGCCCTCGATGGATGCGAGCTCGTCGGAATCGACGAAGGCGATCTCCTCCAGCGAGGCGAAACCTTCCGAGGCGAGCAGCTGGCCGACCACCTCGTCGGCGTCGAGTGCCGTGTTGAAAAGTGTTGAACGCTCTTGAAATTCCTTCTGCCGGCGTTCCGACTCCTCCTGCTCGGTGAGGATGTCGATGTCCCAGCCGGTCAGCTGCGAGGCGAGGCGGACGTTCTGGCCGCGACGGCCGATCGCAAGCGACAGTTGGTCATCCGGGACCACGACTTCAATACGCTCGGCCTCTTCGTCGAGCACGACCTTGGCGACTTCCGCCGGCTGCAGGCCGTTGACAATGAAGGTCGCGGGATCAGGCGACCACGGGATGATGTCGATCTTCTCGCCCTGCAACTCGTTCACGACCGCCTGGACGCGGCTGCCGCGCATGCCGACGCAGGCGCCGACCGGATCGATCGAGCTGTCGCGCGAGATGACGGCCATCTTGGCGCGCGAGCCCGGATCGCGGGCGACGGCCTTCACCTCGATGATGCCGTCATAGATCTCCGGCACTTCCTGCGCGAAGAGCTTGGCCATGAACTGGGGATGGGTGCGCGACAGGAAGATCTGCGGTCCGCGCTGCTCGCGCCGCACGTCGTAGACATAGGAGCGGATGCGGTCGCCGTAGCGGAAGGTCTCGCGCGGGATAAGTTCGTCGCGGCGCACGATACCTTCGCCACGGCCGAGGTCGACGATGACATTGCCATATTCGACGCGCTTGACCTGGCCGTTGACGATCTCGCCGATGCGATCCTTGTACTCGTCGAACTGCCGGTCGCGCTCGGCCTCCCGCACCTTCTGCACGATGACCTGCTTGGCCGACTGCGCGGCGATGCGTCCGAAATCCATCGGCGGCAGCGGCTCGGCGATATAGTCGCCGACGCGGGCGGCGGGGTTCTGGTCGGTCGCGAGTTCGAGCGCGATCTCGGTCGCCGGGTTCTCGACCTGCTCGACCACCTGCAACAGGCGCTGGAGGCGGATCTCGCCGGTCTTCGGGTTGATCTCGGCGCGGACATCGGTCTCCGAGCCGTAGCGCGAGCGCGCGGCCTTCTGGATAGCGTCTTCCATCGCCGCAATGACGATCTGCCGGTCGATCACCTTCTCTCGGGCGACCGCGTCGGCGATCTGCAAGAGCTCGAGCCGGTTGGCGCTGACTGCCATCGTCCTGTCTCCACTGTTCTCGTTGGACGGTCGCGCGCCTCAGGCGTCCGCGGTTCCGTCGGTGATGTCGTCGATATCGGTGCCATCGCCGTCGGCGAGGGCCTTCTGGTTGCGCAACGCGTCGTCGATGAGCGCGTCGGTGAGGACGAGCTTGGCATCGCCGATGAGCGAAAGCGGCAGGGTCACGCGATCGGGCGCTCCGGCCGGCGCATCCTCCAGCTTGAGGCCCGTGGCATCGCCCTCGAGACCGGTCAGCGTGCCGCGGAAGCGGCGGCGCCCCTCGATCGGCTGCGACGTCTCGATGCGGGCGAC
Encoded here:
- the truB gene encoding tRNA pseudouridine(55) synthase TruB yields the protein MGQRQKKGRPVSGWLILDKPLGMTSTQAVSVVKRLFGAQKAGHAGTLDPLATGLLPIALGEATKTVPYVMDGRKIYGFTVRWGEETETDDAEGAVVATSDARPDRAAIEALLPAFTGTIMQVPPAFSAIKVDGERAYDLARDGEEVVLEPRPIEVHRLDIVDMPDEHTAVFAAECGKGTYVRALARDMGRALGTRGHVVRLRRLLVGPFDEASMVTLDALRAAHEDGSEACDALLAPVETALSDMREIRIGEAEAARLRNGQPFILRGRDAPLAGETVFATQAGTLIAIGSVEQGSFHPLRVFVGG
- the rbfA gene encoding 30S ribosome-binding factor RbfA produces the protein MARTASNGKKIGTPGQRQLRVGELVRHALAEILARGELREPELERVVVTIPEVRLSPDLKIATAYVMPLGGQNVEGVVAALDRHRRFLRGEVAHRINMKFAPDLRFRVDTSFEQGSRIDALLRSDPVVRHDVEAAAEDGDDDDGGVDETRQG
- the infB gene encoding translation initiation factor IF-2; translated protein: MNDTSNSGDKDVGGAKKTLSLKGRDLERGTVRQSFSHGRTNTVVVEKKKRVVIPGKSEGPQAAAPAAASAPAARPAAPAPQQPARPAQPQASQTRTIQSNTQARPTPAAPSQSTRSQPQRSGMVLRQLSSDELDARARALADARIRDAEERRQAEEDAKRRVIEEARLAKEREEAAKRQAEEDARRAAEAVVKERAEEAARRRLGEEKPRAATTPAARPAGERAPDAAEKPGARTAAPGARAPGRADDEEDRSGGLRPSTTKRPKAVDPKPVKKDDGKPRGRLTLSNALDDSERERSLASVRRRRERERARLMAQGPREKISREVVIPETITIGDLANRMSERAVDVIKFLMKQGQLLKATDVIDADMAQIIAEDMGHTVRRVAESDVEEGLFDRQDADAELVSRPPVVTIMGHVDHGKTSLLDAIRKTNVVSGEAGGITQHIGAYQVEQDGQKITFIDTPGHAAFTAMRQRGARATDVVILVVAADDGVMPQTIEAIHHARAAGVPIIVAINKIDKPDADPTRVRTELLQHEVFVESMGGETLDVEVSAKTGANLDRLLETVLLQAEVLDLKADPRRVADGVVIEAKLDKGRGPVATVLVQGGTLHPGDIIVAGSEWGRVRALVDDHGKTVSEAPPSMPVEVLGFQSAPEAGDRFAVVENEARAREIADYRARQKREKAVARQTSARGSLAEMMSQRQSAGLKEFPLVIKGDVQGSVEAIIGALDALGTSEVVARILHAGVGGVTESDVTLAAASNAAIIGFNVRANKQARDVADRDGIEIRYYNVIYDLVDDVKAAMSGLLTPERRETMLGNAEILEIFNITKVGKVAGCRVTDGTVERGANVRLIRDNVVIHEGKLSTLKRFKDEVKEVPAGQECGMAFERYEDMRAGDVIECYRVEEIKRSL
- a CDS encoding RNA-binding protein, encoding MVRRREPTIRSCVVSRLAMPSDQLIRFVLDPEGRVVPDLRRRLPGRGVWVTARREMVAAAERKRLFARGFKTAVTVEPGLADRVAGLLEDGAVQALSFARKAGEIVAGFAKVEAAIAKGGVVAVLQAREAADDGRAKIAAALRRRYGSADAVPIVRIFRSEQLDLALGRTNVIHAALLAGRASENVMERVAALARFLGEDGPVGVGDGDLGIGPGHDLKQIDGPTSELPEVPEKMRRDRARDPQD
- the nusA gene encoding transcription termination factor NusA, whose protein sequence is MAVSANRLELLQIADAVAREKVIDRQIVIAAMEDAIQKAARSRYGSETDVRAEINPKTGEIRLQRLLQVVEQVENPATEIALELATDQNPAARVGDYIAEPLPPMDFGRIAAQSAKQVIVQKVREAERDRQFDEYKDRIGEIVNGQVKRVEYGNVIVDLGRGEGIVRRDELIPRETFRYGDRIRSYVYDVRREQRGPQIFLSRTHPQFMAKLFAQEVPEIYDGIIEVKAVARDPGSRAKMAVISRDSSIDPVGACVGMRGSRVQAVVNELQGEKIDIIPWSPDPATFIVNGLQPAEVAKVVLDEEAERIEVVVPDDQLSLAIGRRGQNVRLASQLTGWDIDILTEQEESERRQKEFQERSTLFNTALDADEVVGQLLASEGFASLEEIAFVDSDELASIEGFDEETAAELQQRARDYLERIEAEHDEERKALGVADELKELPGMTSSMLVALGKDGIKTVEDFAGYVPDDLVGWAERGEGETKRHGGLLDKFGLSRADAERMIMTARVKVGWITEEEAAAETEEAAEETEA